A genome region from Canis lupus dingo isolate Sandy chromosome 7, ASM325472v2, whole genome shotgun sequence includes the following:
- the MSTO1 gene encoding protein misato homolog 1, whose product MAGGAREVLTLQLGHFAGFVGAHWWNQQDAALCAPTDAKEPPGELSPDVLYRAGRTPHGQETYTPRLILMDLKGSLSSLKQEGGLYSDRQLDAAIAWQGKLTTHKEELCPKNPYYLQDLQSAEGVLSSDGIWRVKSIPNVKGAPPFTTATAPKPHVPTEGSIKVWSDFLSVHLHPRSICMIQKYNHDGEAGRLEAFGQGESILKEPRYLEELEDRLHFYLEECDYLQGFQILCDLHNGFSGVGAKATELLQDEYSGRGIITWGLLPGPYSLGEPQKNIYRLLNTAFGLVHMSAHSSLVCPLSLGGSLGLRPEPPVTFPHLRYDAALPFHCGAILATALDTLTVPYRLRSSPVSMVHLADTLNFSGKKVVTAAATIPFPLVPGQSLPDALVQLGGAAAWTPLSACGDPSGTCCFAQSVVLRGVDRAYHTSQLVPGTPLPSPLHACTAGEDVLAQYLQQQQPRVRSSAHLLLAPCQVTPPYPCLFSPSLSRHGLVLDGPPSGAAVESIPVLGALCSSSTLSRTLGDLARDLGKLDVRRWASFMDAGLEQGDLEEALQELGSLAQCYQGADSLAN is encoded by the exons atggcgggcggggcgcgggaggTGCTCACGCTGCAGTTGGGCCACTTCGCAGGCTTCGTGGGAGCGCACTGGTGGAACCAGCAG GATGCGGCGCTGTGCGCTCCGACCGACGCCAAAGAGCCGCCGGGGGAGCTGAGTCCCGACGTCCTGTACCGGGCCGGCCGGACGCCGCACGGCCAGGAGACCTACACGCCCAGACTCATCCTCATGGATCTAAAGG GTAGTCTGAGCTCCCTCAAACAAGAAGGCGGCCTATACAGCGACAGACAGCTGGACGCGGCGATAGCATG GCAGGGAAAGCTCACCACACACAAAGAGGAGCTCTGTCCCAAAAACCCCTACTACCTCCAGGACCTTCAGAGTGCAGAG GGAGTGCTGAGTAGTGATGGTATCTGGAGGGTCAAATCCATTCCCAATGTCAAAG GTGCCCCACCATTCACCACAGCTACAGCCCCCAAACCACATGTCCCCACAGAGGGAAGCATCAAAGTCTGGTCAGATTTCCTCAGCGTCCACCTTCATCCCCGGAGCATCTGTATGATTCAGAAATACAACCATGATGG GGAAGCAGGTCGCCTAGAGGCTTTTGGCCAAGGCGAGAGTATCCTGAAGGAACCCAGGTACTTGGAAGAGCTGGAAGACAGACTGCATTTTTATCTGGAGGAATGTGACTACCTGCAG GGCTTCCAGATCCTGTGTGACCTACACAATGGCTTCTCTGGGGTTGGtgccaaggccacagagctgctACAAGACGAGTATTCGGGGCGGGGAATAATCACCTGGGGCCTGCTCCCTGGTCCGTACAGTCTTGGA GAGCCCCAGAAAAACATCTATCGTCTGTTGAACACAGCCTTCGGCCTGGTGCACATGTCTGCTCACAGCTCTCTGGTCTGCCCCCTGTCCTTGGGTGGGAGCCTGGGGCTCCGGCCTGAACCACCTGTCACTTTTCCTCACCTACGTTATGAT GCTGCTCTGCCCTTCCACTGTGGTGCCATCCTGGCTACAGCCCTGGACACACTCACGGTTCCTTACCGCCTACGGTCCTCGCCAGTTTCCATGGTTCATCTGGCTGATACGCTAAACTTCTCTGGGAAAAAG GTGGTGACAGCAGCAGCAACCATCCCCTTCCCCTTGGTCCCAGGCCAGTCCCTTCCTGATGCCCTGGTGCAGCTTGGAGGAGCTGCAGCATGGACCCCACTGTCTGCATGTGGGGATCCTTCTGGAACCTGCTGCTTTGCCCAGTCAGTGGTGCTCAGGGGTGTAGACAGAGCATACCACACCAG TCAGCTCGTCCCGGGGACACCTCTGCCTTCGCCACTCCATGCCTGCACCGCCGGGGAGGATGTCCTGGCTCAGTAtttacagcagcagcagcctcgGGTCAGGAG CTCTGCCCACCTGCTGCTGGCGCCCTGCCAGGTGACTCCTCCATACCCCTGCCTTTTCTCCCCAAGCCTCAGCCGGCACGGTTTGGTTCTGGATGGCCCACCATCTGGGGCAG CTGTGGAGAGCATCCCAGTACTTGGGGCCCTCTGTTCGTCATCCACCTTGAGTCGGACCCTGGGAGATTTGGCTCGAGACCTTGGCAAACTGGACGTGCGGCGCTGGGCCAGCTTCATGGATGCCGGACTCGAGCAGGGGGACCTGGAGGAGGCGCTGCAGGAGCTGGGCAGTCTGGCCCAGTGCTACCAGGGTGCAGACAGCCTCGCAAACTAA